The proteins below are encoded in one region of Halocatena salina:
- a CDS encoding ABC transporter permease, which translates to MATEADSTDEIDWRSEASSVEMSRRERLREFGRRWIYEPAVIAWADMRTRIGLLILSVYGLMAMVEVFGLWRNPSTNQADPLLKPFETMQFPLGTTQSGVDLLALIIDSTPFILLMVLAGGVWATGIAVLVGTVSGYKGGTVDNIITSISDFFMAIPGLPLVIVLAITFKPENPIFLGVILTINYWAGLGRSIRSQVLSIRESSYIEAARTMGTSTPRILLKDVLPNLMPYVMVNFVLAARYTIFASVGLYFLGVLPYTGQNWGVTLNYAYERGGLLTMEAFHWLLVPIVAIVGLTFGLILVSQGLDRVFNPQVRTRLTGESESIEEESDTTTSGLM; encoded by the coding sequence ATGGCTACTGAGGCCGATTCTACGGACGAGATCGACTGGCGGTCAGAGGCGTCGTCGGTGGAGATGAGCCGCCGCGAACGGCTACGCGAGTTCGGCCGTCGCTGGATCTACGAGCCGGCCGTCATCGCGTGGGCGGATATGCGCACCCGGATCGGGCTCCTCATCCTGAGTGTCTACGGGCTTATGGCGATGGTCGAAGTGTTCGGCCTCTGGCGCAACCCCTCGACCAATCAGGCCGATCCGCTCCTCAAACCCTTCGAGACCATGCAGTTCCCGCTGGGAACGACACAGTCCGGCGTCGACCTGCTGGCTCTGATCATCGATTCGACGCCGTTCATCCTGTTGATGGTGTTGGCGGGCGGCGTGTGGGCGACCGGGATCGCGGTCCTCGTCGGTACAGTCTCCGGGTACAAAGGCGGAACCGTCGACAACATTATCACGTCGATCTCCGATTTCTTCATGGCGATTCCGGGCCTGCCGCTCGTCATCGTGCTCGCGATCACGTTCAAACCGGAAAACCCGATCTTTCTCGGGGTGATCCTCACGATCAACTACTGGGCAGGGTTGGGTCGTTCGATCCGGTCACAGGTGCTCTCGATCCGGGAATCGAGCTACATCGAAGCTGCCCGAACGATGGGAACGAGCACACCGCGCATCCTCCTCAAGGATGTGCTGCCGAACCTCATGCCGTATGTGATGGTCAACTTCGTGCTCGCCGCGCGCTACACCATCTTCGCGTCCGTCGGCTTGTATTTCCTCGGCGTGTTACCGTACACCGGGCAGAACTGGGGCGTCACGCTGAACTACGCGTACGAACGGGGCGGTCTGCTCACCATGGAGGCGTTCCACTGGCTTCTCGTCCCGATCGTCGCCATCGTCGGACTTACGTTCGGACTCATCTTAGTGAGCCAAGGAC
- a CDS encoding ABC transporter permease — protein sequence MNYYLRRTLRIPLTVFAVATLSFGLIRLLPGGPFTQLRVQLLRQGVPAEQVDARIQALQNIRPEAPLWQQYLDYLVGVVQLDLGESISYGAPVLEIIARALPWTVLLVVVSTVLMFVIGVLIGAVQAYWEGSIFDTVFSGSSIFLMAVPYYIFAVIFLFFLGYQFQLFPTGNAVARTVEAGFTLEYFTSVLHHAALPIIAFTIGGIGSTALNMRSNSIQVLGKEYVEVARLRGLSDGRIATRYVAQNAILPMYTGLLLLIGFRLGGTVVLEEIFSYPGLGYYLIEAVNANDYPLMMGCFLVITVTLVVAVCVADLTYGLIDPRISAGDTDGY from the coding sequence ACGAACGCTGCGGATTCCACTCACCGTGTTCGCGGTTGCGACGCTTAGCTTCGGGTTGATCCGTCTGCTCCCTGGTGGCCCGTTCACCCAGTTGCGAGTGCAGCTCCTCCGGCAGGGCGTTCCGGCCGAACAGGTCGACGCACGCATCCAGGCGCTCCAGAACATTCGGCCCGAAGCGCCGCTGTGGCAGCAGTATCTCGATTATCTCGTCGGTGTCGTACAGTTAGATCTGGGGGAATCGATCTCCTATGGAGCTCCCGTTCTCGAAATCATCGCGCGGGCGCTCCCGTGGACGGTGCTTCTGGTCGTCGTTTCGACGGTGCTGATGTTCGTCATCGGCGTGCTGATCGGTGCCGTTCAGGCGTACTGGGAGGGTTCGATCTTTGACACCGTATTTTCGGGAAGTTCGATCTTCTTGATGGCGGTCCCGTACTACATTTTCGCGGTGATCTTCCTGTTTTTCCTAGGGTACCAGTTCCAACTCTTTCCGACCGGGAACGCGGTCGCGCGGACCGTCGAAGCAGGCTTTACGCTCGAGTATTTCACCAGCGTTCTGCACCACGCCGCTCTTCCGATCATCGCGTTCACCATCGGTGGGATCGGATCGACGGCGCTCAACATGCGGAGTAACAGCATTCAGGTGCTCGGCAAGGAGTACGTCGAGGTCGCTCGGCTGCGCGGGCTCTCCGATGGCCGCATCGCCACCCGATACGTTGCCCAGAACGCCATCCTGCCGATGTACACCGGGCTGCTCTTGTTGATCGGGTTTCGCCTAGGGGGAACCGTCGTGCTCGAAGAGATCTTTTCCTATCCCGGACTCGGCTACTACCTGATCGAGGCCGTCAACGCGAACGACTACCCGCTGATGATGGGCTGTTTCCTCGTCATCACGGTCACCCTCGTCGTCGCGGTGTGTGTCGCAGATCTGACGTACGGACTGATCGATCCACGCATCAGCGCAGGTGATACCGATGGCTACTGA